The Rattus rattus isolate New Zealand chromosome 1, Rrattus_CSIRO_v1, whole genome shotgun sequence genome includes a region encoding these proteins:
- the Pef1 gene encoding peflin, whose product MLSFHLSSCSCLFFLQSYPGAAGQVPGPPPGGYYPGPPHGGGQYGSGFPPGGYGAPAPGGPYGYPSAGGTPSGSPGGPYGGGPPGGPYGGGPPGGPYGQVHPSPYGTQPPGPYGQGGVPPNVDPEAYSWFQAVDADHSGYISLKELKQALINSNWSSFNDETCLMMINMFDKTKTGRIDVVGFSALWKFLQQWKNLFQQYDRDHSGSISSTELQQALSQMGYNLSPQFTQLLVSRYCTRSALPAMQLDCFIKVCTQLQVLTEAFREKDTAVQGNIRLSFEDFVTMTASRML is encoded by the exons ATGCTGTCGTTTCATTTGTCATCCTGCTCCTGTCTGTTCTTCCTACAGAGTtacccaggagcggcaggacagGTACCTGGACCACCCCCAGGTGGCTACTATCCTGGACCTCCCCATGGTGGGGGCCAGTATGGCAGTGGATTCCCCCCTGGTGGTTACGGAGCTCCTGCCCCTGGAGGACCCTATGGCTACCCCAGTGCTGGAGGAACCCCCTCTGGATCTCCAGGCGGACCATATGGCGGTGGACCTCCAGGAGGCCCCTATGGCGGTGGACCTCCAGGAGGCCCGTATGGTCAGGTACATCCAAGTCCCTATGGTACCCAGCCGCCTGGACCTTATGGACAGG GTGGCGTCCCCCCCAATGTCGATCCTGAGGCCTACTCCTGGTTCCAGGCAGTGGATGCCGACCACAGTGGCTATATCTCactcaaggagctgaagcaggCCCTGATCAACTCCAACTGGTCCTCATTCAATGATGAGACGTGCCTCATGATGATAA ACATGTTTGACAAGACCAAGACTGGCCGCATTGATGTCGTCGGCTTCTCAGCCTTATGGAAGTTCCTCCAGCAATGGAAGAACCTCTTTCAGCAGTATGACCGGGACCACTCGGGATCCATCAGCTCCACAGAGCTGCAGCAAG CGCTGTCCCAGATGGGCTACAACCTGAGCCCTCAGTTCACGCAGCTCCTGGTTTCCCGATACTGCACGCGCTCTGCCCTTCCCGCCATGCAGCTGGACTGCTTCATCAAGGTGTGTACCCAGCTGCAGGTGTTGACTGAGGCCTTCCGCGAGAAGGATACGGCTGTACAGGGCAACATCCGGCTCAGCTTTGAGGACTTTGTCACCATGACGGCTTCAAGGATGCTATGA
- the Hcrtr1 gene encoding orexin receptor type 1, which produces MEPSATPGAQPGVPTSSGEPFHLPPDYEDEFLRYLWRDYLYPKQYEWVLIAAYVAVFLIALVGNTLVCLAVWRNHHMRTVTNYFIVNLSLADVLVTAICLPASLLVDITESWLFGHALCKVIPYLQAVSVSVAVLTLSFIALDRWYAICHPLLFKSTARRARGSILGIWAVSLAVMVPQAAVMECSSVLPELANRTRLFSVCDERWADELYPKIYHSCFFFVTYLAPLGLMGMAYFQIFRKLWGPQIPGTTSALVRNWKRPSEQLEAQHQGLCTEPQPRARAFLAEVKQMRARRKTAKMLMVVLLVFALCYLPISVLNVLKRVFGMFRQASDREAVYACFTFSHWLVYANSAANPIIYNFLSGKFREQFKAAFSCCLPGLGPSSSARHKSLSLQSRCSVSKVSEHVVLTTVTTVLS; this is translated from the exons ATGGAACCCTCAGCCACGCCTGGGGCCCAGCCCGGAGTCCCCACTAGCAGTGGGGAACCCTTCCACCTGCCTCCAGACTATGAGGACGAGTTCCTCCGCTACCTGTGGCGCGATTATCTCTACCCGAAGCAGTACGAGTGGGTTCTCATCGCGGCCTACGTGGCCGTGTTTCTCATAGCCTTGGTGGGCAACACCCTGG TCTGCCTGGCTGTGTGGAGGAACCACCACATGAGGACAGTCACCAACTACTTCATTGTCAACCTGTCCCTGGCAGATGTGCTGGTGACtgccatctgcctgcctgccagcctgttAGTGGACATCACCGAATCGTGGCTCTTCGGCCATGCCTTGTGCAAGGTCATCCCCTATCTCCAG GCCGTGTCGGTGTCAGTGGCAGTGCTGACTCTCAGCTTCATCGCCCTGGACCGCTGGTATGCCATCTGCCACCCACTGCTGTTCAAGAGCACAGCTCGCCGTGCCCGTGGTTCCATCCTGGGCATCTGGGCTGTGTCGCTGGCTGTCATGGTGCCCCAGGCCGCTGTCATGGAATGCAGCAGCGTTCTGCCCGAGCTAGCCAATCGCACACGGCTCTTCTCTGTCTGTGATGAGCGCTGGGCAG ATGAACTCTACCCTAAGATCTACCACAGCTGCTTCTTCTTTGTCACCTACCTGGCCCCACTGGGCCTCATGGGCATGGCCTATTTCCAGATCTTCCGCAAGCTCTGGGGCCCCCAG aTCCCGGGTACCACATCGGCCTTGGTGCGGAACTGGAAGCGACCCTCAGAGCAACTGGAAGCTCAGCACCAGGGCCTGTGTACAGAGCCCCAACCCCGGGCCCGAGCCTTCCTGGCCGAGGTGAAGCAGATGCGAGCTCGGAGGAAGACCGCCAAGATGCTGATGGTGGTTCTGCTGGTTTTTGCACTCTGTTATCTGCCCATCAGTGTCCTCAATGTCCTTAAAAG AGTGTTTGGGATGTTCCGTCAAGCCAGCGACCGGGAAGCCGTCTACGCCTGCTTCACCTTCTCCCACTGGCTGGTGTACGCCAACAGTGCGGCCAACCCTATCATCTACAACTTCCTCAGTG GCAAATTTCGGGAGCAGTTCAAGGCTGCattctcctgctgcctgcctggtCTGGGTCCCAGCTCCTCTGCCAGACACAAGTCCTTGTCCTTGCAGAGCCGGTGTTCTGTCTCCAAAGTCTCTGAGCATGTTGTGCTGACCACAGTCACTACAGTGCTGTCCTGA